From the genome of Rhizobium binae, one region includes:
- a CDS encoding DUF1294 domain-containing protein, protein MTMTDITKLAALFLALNLLAFWVYFLDKQAARHGRWRISERTLLMLALVGGSIGAVAAQQLLRHKTRKEPFRSVLMGILVMHGALTAVLIFAPQWSLYLLQSL, encoded by the coding sequence ATGACGATGACCGATATCACCAAATTGGCCGCATTGTTTCTGGCGCTGAACCTCTTGGCCTTTTGGGTCTATTTCCTGGACAAGCAGGCGGCGCGCCACGGCCGGTGGCGCATAAGCGAACGCACACTTCTGATGCTTGCGCTGGTCGGTGGCAGCATTGGCGCCGTGGCGGCACAGCAGTTGCTGCGGCACAAGACGCGAAAGGAACCGTTCCGTTCGGTCCTCATGGGAATCCTGGTTATGCACGGCGCTTTGACTGCGGTGCTAATCTTCGCGCCGCAATGGAGCCTGTACCTTCTCCAGAGCCTTTGA